Proteins from a genomic interval of Rubinisphaera italica:
- a CDS encoding DUF1559 domain-containing protein translates to MSAYFQHKALRKGFTLIELLVVIAIIAILVALLLPAVQQAREAARRSSCKNNLKQIGLAIHNYHDVHLTFPPGGFAPDAATNRGASWLTRILPQVEQGAAYDQITFNGTDWTMQSNRTNRNWNITNTLRVKTFNCPSSPLPETRTQNTNASTQALGAPATITYQLVNYVGIAGSYDSGSDLVSLPSPTAWTGYYRSNYNGVIVSVDTLNNRPVRLKDVTDGTTNTFVVGEQSEYRVRPDGVKEDKRACNHDGGSWSGGAGGSADWWLNMTVTRMPINFKGADNGQQQAYYRHTLLTSPHKGGAQFAMADGSVQFVSDNVNYGILTRLCDKGDGQPLGEF, encoded by the coding sequence ATGAGCGCTTATTTTCAACACAAGGCATTACGCAAAGGATTCACGCTGATTGAATTACTCGTCGTGATCGCGATCATCGCCATACTTGTAGCATTGCTTTTGCCTGCTGTTCAACAGGCTCGCGAAGCCGCCCGACGATCGAGTTGCAAAAACAATCTGAAGCAGATTGGTCTGGCAATTCATAATTACCACGATGTTCATCTGACTTTCCCTCCCGGAGGCTTCGCACCAGATGCGGCTACTAATCGAGGCGCCTCCTGGCTGACACGCATTCTGCCTCAGGTGGAACAAGGCGCAGCTTACGACCAAATCACGTTCAATGGCACAGACTGGACGATGCAGAGTAACCGAACAAATCGTAACTGGAACATTACAAACACTCTGCGCGTAAAAACCTTCAACTGTCCTTCCAGCCCACTTCCAGAAACTCGAACACAAAATACGAATGCATCAACTCAGGCTCTTGGAGCACCGGCAACAATCACTTATCAATTAGTGAATTACGTCGGAATTGCGGGCTCTTACGACAGTGGTAGTGATCTGGTCAGTTTGCCATCACCAACCGCTTGGACCGGTTATTACCGTTCCAATTACAACGGAGTTATCGTGTCCGTCGATACGCTGAACAACCGGCCTGTCCGATTGAAAGACGTCACCGATGGAACGACTAACACATTTGTGGTCGGAGAACAGTCGGAATATCGGGTTCGCCCTGATGGAGTGAAAGAGGATAAACGAGCCTGTAATCACGATGGGGGTTCGTGGTCCGGCGGAGCCGGTGGTTCAGCCGACTGGTGGTTGAATATGACAGTGACCCGAATGCCAATCAACTTTAAAGGAGCAGACAACGGTCAGCAACAAGCATACTATCGTCACACACTACTGACTTCCCCCCACAAGGGTGGTGCCCAGTTTGCAATGGCTGACGGTTCGGTTCAGTTTGTCTCTGACAATGTCAATTATGGTATTTTGACCCGTCTGTGCGATAAGGGTGATGGTCAGCCCCTTGGTGAATTCTAA
- the bioA gene encoding adenosylmethionine--8-amino-7-oxononanoate transaminase produces MSSTLRDWDNRHLWHPFTAMSAWVEENAPIIESGRGFDLFDIEGRRYLDGISSLWCNVHGHCVPELDAAISDQLKKIAHTTLLGGSTPTAIELAHELTNMAPGKLEHVFFSDAGATAVEAALKMAVQYHVQKSGATQGKTLFVRMDEAYHGDTFGSVSVGRVEAFHKPFANMLFDTLTVPCPVTFRLPEGLDRSSWIEHCFTAVESSIAENHERIAAFIIEPLVQGAAGILVHEPGYLKHVREVTAKYEIPLIADEVAVGFGKTGTMFACEQEQVEPDILCLAKGITGGYLPLAATLTTSEIYNSFLGNPREGKTFYHGHTYTGNALASAVSLANLKLIQANSVLNNTQKISTRLHERLQVLNDHPHVGEIRQKGIMAGIELVQDRDSRTPFDSHRRIGHQVILAARKRGVIIRPLGDVIVLMPAIAMPEDSIDELCEVTIAAIQETLS; encoded by the coding sequence ATGAGTTCAACATTACGAGACTGGGATAATCGACATCTCTGGCATCCTTTCACTGCGATGTCCGCCTGGGTGGAAGAAAACGCTCCGATTATTGAGTCTGGTCGGGGATTCGATCTGTTCGATATTGAAGGACGTCGTTACCTCGATGGCATTTCTTCTCTGTGGTGCAATGTGCATGGACATTGTGTGCCGGAACTGGATGCGGCGATTTCGGATCAATTAAAGAAGATCGCGCATACGACCTTATTAGGAGGTTCTACGCCGACCGCGATTGAACTGGCCCATGAATTGACAAACATGGCACCTGGGAAACTGGAACACGTTTTCTTTTCCGATGCGGGTGCGACTGCAGTCGAAGCGGCTTTGAAGATGGCAGTTCAGTATCACGTGCAAAAGTCGGGGGCAACTCAGGGAAAAACGCTCTTTGTGCGGATGGACGAAGCGTATCACGGCGATACCTTCGGCTCGGTTTCCGTCGGTCGAGTAGAGGCCTTTCATAAGCCATTCGCCAACATGCTGTTCGATACACTGACCGTTCCCTGTCCAGTGACTTTTCGGCTTCCAGAAGGACTTGATCGATCAAGTTGGATCGAACATTGTTTCACGGCGGTTGAATCGTCAATCGCAGAGAATCACGAGAGAATCGCTGCATTTATTATTGAGCCGCTCGTTCAGGGAGCAGCAGGAATTCTAGTTCATGAACCCGGCTACCTGAAACACGTCCGTGAAGTGACTGCGAAATATGAGATCCCGCTCATCGCAGATGAAGTCGCGGTCGGTTTCGGTAAGACCGGGACAATGTTTGCCTGTGAACAGGAACAGGTCGAGCCGGATATTTTATGTCTGGCGAAGGGGATTACCGGTGGATATTTGCCACTGGCTGCCACTTTGACAACCTCAGAAATCTACAATTCGTTTCTTGGCAATCCTCGCGAAGGAAAGACGTTCTATCATGGTCATACCTATACGGGAAATGCTCTGGCCTCGGCAGTTTCGCTGGCTAATCTCAAATTGATCCAGGCCAATTCGGTTCTGAACAATACGCAGAAAATCTCGACCCGCCTTCACGAACGTCTGCAGGTTCTTAATGATCATCCCCATGTGGGGGAAATCCGGCAGAAGGGAATTATGGCGGGTATCGAACTTGTTCAGGATCGCGATTCTCGTACTCCATTCGATTCTCACAGGAGAATAGGACATCAGGTAATCCTGGCGGCACGAAAACGCGGCGTCATCATCCGCCCGCTCGGCGATGTCATCGTACTGATGCCCGCGATTGCGATGCCCGAAGATAGCATCGATGAGCTTTGCGAAGTGACAATTGCTGCAATACAGGAAACGCTCAGTTAA
- a CDS encoding sulfatase family protein, giving the protein MLVAIAMVFSITGFSKIANAARPNVIFILTDDQRWDQLGCAGHPYLKTPHIDQLAEEGVQFSNMFVTTSLCSPSRASFLSGLYASSHGVVNNFTDYPRDLDSFPKRLQDAGYETAYIGKWHMGEADDSKRPGFDYWVTHKGQGQYYDTEFNVNGDRKVVPGYYTTVVTDMAVDWMKQQPKDKPYMLILGHKAPHTPFTPEEKYEHIFDDIEVNYPHSAFHLEGKPKWIEQRLDTWHGIYGPLYGFREKFPDRSAEAVLDFEKFSLSYTASIKSVDDSVGRMYELLKQRGVLDNTVIVFAGDNGMFLGEHGMSDKRAMHEPSIRVPMIVRYPKVAKPGSVIPQQVLNIDLAPSLVELCGAKPMQNIHGSSWVPLLKGNTKDWRDAWFYEYNYEKQFPYTPNVRGIRTDRWKYMRYPHGDGSADKHMAELYDLENDPGEMHNLIDKPEHKELISKLKKQLDDLIAKTGGTSWETLPMDEGIKTELPDADIR; this is encoded by the coding sequence TTGTTGGTCGCGATTGCGATGGTTTTCTCAATCACTGGATTCTCGAAGATCGCTAACGCGGCTCGTCCGAACGTGATTTTTATACTGACGGACGATCAACGCTGGGATCAACTCGGGTGTGCCGGGCATCCTTATTTGAAGACGCCGCATATCGATCAACTGGCCGAAGAAGGCGTTCAGTTCTCGAATATGTTTGTCACGACTTCTCTCTGTTCACCGAGCCGGGCTTCGTTTCTGTCAGGTTTGTATGCCAGTTCGCATGGCGTTGTAAATAATTTCACTGATTATCCTCGCGATCTCGACAGTTTTCCGAAGCGACTGCAGGACGCTGGATATGAAACCGCTTACATTGGTAAGTGGCACATGGGAGAAGCTGATGATTCCAAACGTCCCGGCTTCGATTATTGGGTCACTCACAAAGGGCAGGGGCAGTATTACGACACCGAATTCAATGTGAATGGCGACCGAAAAGTCGTCCCCGGCTATTACACGACCGTCGTGACCGATATGGCTGTTGACTGGATGAAGCAGCAGCCAAAAGACAAACCGTACATGCTGATTCTTGGCCACAAGGCCCCGCATACACCATTTACTCCGGAAGAAAAATACGAGCACATATTTGATGATATCGAAGTCAACTACCCCCACTCAGCTTTTCATCTGGAAGGGAAACCCAAGTGGATTGAACAACGGCTCGATACCTGGCACGGCATTTATGGACCGCTGTATGGGTTCCGGGAAAAATTTCCAGATCGTTCTGCCGAAGCCGTACTCGACTTTGAAAAATTCAGTCTGTCATACACCGCTTCGATCAAATCCGTCGACGATTCTGTCGGTCGGATGTACGAATTGCTCAAGCAACGTGGTGTACTCGATAATACGGTGATTGTTTTCGCGGGTGATAACGGCATGTTCCTGGGTGAACATGGAATGTCTGACAAACGGGCGATGCACGAACCGAGTATTCGCGTGCCAATGATTGTCCGTTATCCCAAAGTCGCCAAGCCTGGTTCTGTCATTCCTCAGCAGGTTCTCAATATCGATCTGGCTCCGAGTCTTGTCGAATTGTGTGGCGCCAAACCAATGCAGAACATACACGGTTCTTCCTGGGTTCCGCTTCTCAAAGGAAACACAAAAGACTGGCGGGATGCCTGGTTCTACGAATACAACTATGAAAAACAGTTTCCCTACACACCGAATGTCCGTGGGATTCGAACTGATCGCTGGAAGTATATGCGATATCCTCACGGCGACGGTTCTGCCGATAAGCATATGGCCGAATTGTACGATCTGGAAAATGATCCCGGCGAAATGCACAACTTGATCGATAAGCCGGAACACAAAGAATTGATCAGCAAACTGAAAAAGCAACTCGATGATCTGATCGCCAAAACCGGCGGCACATCCTGGGAAACGCTTCCCATGGACGAGGGAATTAAAACAGAACTTCCCGATGCCGATATCCGTTGA
- a CDS encoding DUF1570 domain-containing protein → MQLFIWKLLLVSSVFSISFVEAAEPLLEIKTAQKTVFGKKLAHDEKACWVIERNGGLEQISIASVTGFRLTNQVFRPFSAAELRTDLRREFGNDFEIKGTSRYLVASAEGRAGQYLEVFDSLYREFRQYFSVRGIEIDNPEFPMVAIVFPEHLQFVKYAAQDGLTQTEGLTGYYDRRTNRVALFDDGQVVTKKLPVSGVTDLIAAKAGESTSLQNTMIHEATHQVAYNVGLHSRTGQTPRWIVEGLATVFEHPDMRGASQTSPAMRRVNRERYLWFGNYVKSRREPGSLVDLVANEGNFSRNVLDAYSEAWALTFFLMETRGVQYTKYLQKIASREPMRRYSALERINDFEASFDCDLEEMERDFLRYFEKL, encoded by the coding sequence ATGCAACTCTTTATCTGGAAATTACTGCTGGTCTCAAGCGTATTCAGTATTTCATTTGTCGAAGCTGCAGAGCCTCTTTTAGAAATTAAAACGGCTCAGAAAACGGTTTTCGGTAAAAAACTGGCTCATGATGAAAAGGCTTGCTGGGTCATCGAGCGAAATGGAGGTCTGGAGCAGATTTCTATTGCGAGTGTGACTGGATTCCGATTAACGAATCAGGTCTTTCGGCCTTTCTCGGCAGCCGAACTGCGAACGGATTTGCGCAGAGAGTTTGGCAACGATTTCGAAATCAAAGGGACTTCCCGTTATTTGGTAGCCTCGGCTGAGGGGCGGGCAGGGCAATATTTAGAAGTTTTCGATTCGTTATATCGTGAATTTCGACAATATTTTTCTGTGCGTGGTATCGAAATTGACAACCCCGAGTTTCCAATGGTGGCAATCGTCTTTCCAGAACATCTGCAGTTCGTCAAGTACGCGGCTCAGGATGGCCTGACTCAAACAGAAGGTTTAACTGGATATTATGATAGGCGAACCAATCGAGTCGCCCTGTTTGATGATGGACAGGTCGTCACAAAAAAACTGCCAGTTAGTGGAGTTACGGATTTAATCGCTGCCAAAGCTGGTGAGTCGACGAGTTTACAGAACACGATGATCCACGAAGCGACTCATCAGGTCGCTTATAATGTCGGATTGCATTCTCGTACCGGGCAGACTCCCAGATGGATCGTTGAAGGTTTGGCGACCGTCTTTGAGCATCCTGATATGCGTGGAGCTTCGCAAACTAGCCCAGCGATGCGGCGCGTCAATCGTGAACGATATCTCTGGTTCGGAAACTATGTGAAAAGCCGACGTGAGCCGGGAAGTCTGGTTGATTTGGTTGCCAATGAAGGAAATTTCAGCAGAAATGTTTTGGATGCCTACAGCGAAGCCTGGGCATTGACCTTCTTTCTGATGGAAACACGAGGCGTGCAGTATACAAAATATCTGCAGAAAATAGCTTCCCGCGAACCCATGCGGCGATACTCGGCATTGGAACGGATCAACGATTTTGAAGCGTCTTTTGATTGCGATCTCGAAGAAATGGAGCGGGATTTCCTGCGATATTTTGAGAAGCTTTGA
- a CDS encoding 2-hydroxyacid dehydrogenase — protein MSQPKVFVTRKIVQAGIDRLQNEFDVEIWEDATPPSRDVLLEKIRGCHGVLTMLSEKVDEEFIEAAGDQLKVISQYAVGYNNIDVEAAKKRGIAVGNTPGVLTNATADMAFALLIAAARRLIEGDQYIHNGKWKSWEPLGHIGWDLEGKTVGIVGLGRIGETFAKRCYGGWGMKVLYSSRSPKPEAEQKLSAERVEFEELLERSDFVSVHCDMNEETKGMFNAAAFERMKNDAIFINTARGGIHVQPDLVQALKTGQIGAAGLDVTDPEPPSLNDEILQLSNCLIAPHIGSATTSTRNAMAEIAIDNLALGIDGKPLRCSVT, from the coding sequence ATGTCACAACCAAAAGTCTTTGTCACACGGAAAATCGTCCAAGCTGGAATTGATCGACTGCAGAATGAGTTTGATGTCGAGATCTGGGAAGATGCCACTCCCCCTTCCCGAGACGTGCTACTCGAAAAAATCCGTGGCTGCCATGGTGTTTTGACCATGCTGTCCGAAAAAGTCGATGAGGAATTTATTGAAGCCGCTGGAGATCAGCTTAAAGTCATCAGTCAGTATGCCGTCGGCTACAATAATATTGATGTCGAAGCCGCGAAAAAGCGTGGCATAGCCGTGGGAAATACTCCTGGTGTGTTAACGAATGCGACCGCAGACATGGCCTTCGCCTTATTGATTGCTGCGGCTCGACGATTGATAGAAGGTGATCAGTATATTCACAACGGCAAGTGGAAATCCTGGGAGCCTTTGGGGCACATCGGCTGGGATCTCGAAGGGAAAACCGTTGGCATTGTCGGACTCGGTCGCATCGGCGAAACGTTCGCCAAGCGTTGTTATGGCGGTTGGGGTATGAAAGTGCTCTATTCGAGCCGCTCCCCGAAGCCTGAGGCTGAGCAGAAACTATCTGCGGAACGTGTGGAATTCGAAGAGTTGCTCGAACGTTCCGATTTTGTCTCCGTTCATTGTGATATGAACGAAGAAACGAAAGGGATGTTTAACGCCGCAGCTTTCGAGCGGATGAAGAATGACGCAATTTTCATCAATACCGCTCGTGGGGGAATCCATGTGCAACCTGATCTCGTGCAGGCTTTAAAAACCGGACAAATCGGAGCAGCGGGTTTAGATGTGACCGATCCAGAACCCCCCAGCTTAAACGATGAAATCCTGCAACTTTCCAATTGCCTGATCGCCCCGCACATCGGCAGCGCGACAACTTCAACCCGCAATGCAATGGCAGAGATCGCCATTGATAATCTGGCTCTTGGAATTGATGGCAAACCGTTGCGATGCTCAGTGACATAA
- a CDS encoding polyprenol monophosphomannose synthase has translation MSKELSSSPPKSASERIVVTICTYNERDNLGRLLTTIRETLPQADIMVVDDNSPDGTGDLADERAQADPAIHVLHRYNERGLGTATIHAFQQALERGYDILINLDADFSHDPKYFIDLLTALDDQQADVAIGSRYVESGGVQGWPLKRKFMSSAINAWSRFWLGLKTRDCSGSYRAYRCALLLKIDFSKFRSQGYSVQEELLYRCAQEGATFTEVPIVFVDREVGTSKINLSESMKAVWLIARCGCERGTK, from the coding sequence TTGTCTAAAGAACTTTCCTCAAGTCCTCCGAAATCTGCTTCCGAGCGGATTGTGGTCACGATCTGTACTTACAACGAACGCGATAATCTCGGTCGATTGCTGACAACGATCCGTGAAACGTTGCCGCAAGCTGACATTATGGTTGTTGATGACAATTCTCCGGATGGCACGGGGGATCTGGCCGATGAGCGAGCCCAGGCTGATCCCGCGATTCATGTCTTGCATCGCTACAACGAACGCGGATTGGGAACTGCCACCATTCATGCGTTTCAGCAGGCACTTGAACGAGGTTACGACATTCTCATCAATCTCGATGCCGATTTCAGTCATGATCCCAAATACTTTATCGATCTGCTGACCGCTCTCGATGATCAGCAGGCTGACGTAGCCATCGGTTCCCGATATGTCGAATCGGGAGGTGTTCAGGGCTGGCCTTTGAAGCGGAAGTTTATGAGCAGTGCGATCAATGCCTGGTCACGATTTTGGCTCGGACTCAAAACTCGCGATTGCAGCGGAAGCTATCGGGCATACCGATGTGCTCTGTTGCTGAAAATCGATTTTTCCAAGTTCCGCTCTCAGGGCTATTCTGTTCAGGAAGAACTGCTCTATCGTTGTGCTCAGGAGGGAGCCACCTTTACTGAAGTGCCGATTGTGTTTGTGGATCGTGAAGTTGGAACATCAAAAATTAATCTGTCTGAATCAATGAAAGCCGTCTGGCTGATTGCTCGTTGTGGTTGTGAGCGAGGCACAAAATGA
- a CDS encoding carboxypeptidase-like regulatory domain-containing protein, translating to MRQFQYLMLLSLMTITGCSKGSSDAPTLTTVSGVVVSKGQPLSGVILEFRPEKEGAPSYGTTNENGEFELNYSDGREGAVPGKHTVKMTESFAPAEADGGDGPPPKRPPGPPKEKTMKIDVKADASPIELSFD from the coding sequence ATGCGCCAATTTCAATATTTAATGTTACTCAGTCTTATGACCATCACTGGTTGCTCTAAGGGGAGTTCCGATGCTCCTACGCTTACTACTGTCAGTGGAGTTGTCGTTTCAAAAGGACAACCCCTTTCGGGAGTTATCCTTGAATTCCGTCCGGAAAAAGAGGGGGCTCCCTCTTATGGCACAACGAATGAAAATGGTGAGTTTGAGCTCAACTACAGTGATGGGAGAGAGGGAGCGGTTCCTGGCAAGCACACTGTTAAAATGACAGAATCGTTTGCTCCGGCTGAGGCAGACGGCGGAGATGGACCACCACCCAAACGTCCTCCCGGTCCCCCTAAAGAGAAAACAATGAAAATTGATGTCAAGGCAGATGCATCTCCAATCGAACTTTCATTTGATTGA
- a CDS encoding alpha-keto acid decarboxylase family protein: MSPKSTNKPKSASRQKTSPTAKTNTSKSSKKEEAILSIGAYLIEKLQEYGIRDVFGIPGDFVLQFYAQLEESPIRVIGTTREDCAGYAADAYARVNGMGAVCVTYCVGGLSLCNSIAGAYSEKSPVVVISGAPGMEERRNDPLLHHRVRDFNTQREVFEKITVAHAALEDPLTAFREIDRCFAAAARYKRPVYLELPRDRVNAKPLTPHHPQSEEYFSDPQALAASIEEAAERLSLAKKPVVIAGVEVHRFGLRETLLKLIEKHSIPVSATLLGKSVISERHPLYLGIYEGAMGREAVTKYVEESDCVLLAGTFMTDINLGIYTAHLDPQKCIYATSEQLRIGYHHFHDVRLDDFLEHLADEKMKIVKRPMPKPPAKPAAFKAVEDQPVTTKRLFQRINELLVDNMVVVADVGDSLFGASDLIIHQHTEFLSPAYYTSMGFAIPAALGVQVANEKLRPIVLVGDGAFQMTCLELSTILRHHFNPIVVVLNNKGYTTERFLHEGPFNDILDWKYHRMPDLLGGGWGFEVNTESELDQALKASLNNEDKFSLLNVHLQPHDISSALTRLAEKMSKTI, from the coding sequence ATGTCTCCCAAATCAACAAATAAGCCTAAGTCTGCCAGTCGTCAGAAGACGAGTCCGACAGCGAAAACGAATACCTCAAAATCTTCCAAGAAAGAAGAGGCGATCCTTTCGATTGGGGCTTACCTCATTGAGAAATTGCAGGAGTATGGTATCCGGGATGTTTTTGGGATTCCGGGGGATTTTGTTCTTCAGTTCTATGCTCAGTTAGAAGAAAGTCCGATTCGCGTCATTGGCACGACTCGCGAAGACTGTGCCGGATATGCAGCCGATGCTTATGCCCGGGTGAATGGAATGGGAGCCGTTTGTGTCACTTATTGCGTGGGCGGTTTGAGCCTGTGCAATTCGATAGCTGGGGCTTATTCTGAGAAGTCGCCGGTCGTTGTAATTAGCGGGGCTCCCGGAATGGAAGAACGCCGTAACGATCCTCTCTTGCATCATCGGGTTCGGGATTTTAACACACAGCGGGAAGTCTTTGAGAAAATCACAGTGGCGCATGCGGCTCTTGAAGATCCGTTGACCGCTTTCCGGGAAATCGATCGCTGCTTTGCAGCCGCGGCTCGATACAAACGTCCGGTCTATCTGGAACTGCCACGAGATCGCGTCAACGCAAAACCACTCACGCCGCATCACCCTCAATCAGAAGAATACTTCAGCGATCCGCAAGCGCTGGCAGCATCGATTGAGGAAGCGGCTGAACGCTTGTCTCTAGCGAAGAAGCCAGTCGTGATTGCGGGTGTGGAAGTGCATCGCTTCGGACTGCGGGAGACTCTACTCAAGTTGATCGAGAAACATTCAATTCCCGTTTCGGCGACGTTATTGGGAAAATCAGTCATCAGCGAGCGGCACCCACTCTATCTTGGTATTTACGAAGGAGCCATGGGACGCGAAGCGGTGACGAAGTATGTCGAGGAAAGTGATTGCGTACTGCTGGCCGGGACATTTATGACCGATATCAATCTCGGCATCTACACTGCACATCTCGATCCTCAGAAATGCATCTATGCCACCAGCGAACAGTTAAGAATTGGCTATCATCACTTTCATGATGTGCGTCTGGACGATTTTCTGGAACATCTGGCCGATGAGAAAATGAAAATCGTCAAACGCCCGATGCCTAAACCGCCAGCCAAACCAGCCGCTTTCAAAGCGGTAGAAGATCAACCCGTCACAACAAAGCGACTGTTTCAGCGGATCAACGAATTGCTGGTTGATAATATGGTTGTTGTTGCTGATGTGGGGGATTCGTTGTTTGGTGCCTCCGATCTGATTATCCATCAGCACACGGAATTCCTCAGCCCGGCCTATTACACTTCGATGGGCTTTGCCATTCCAGCAGCCCTGGGCGTACAGGTCGCCAATGAAAAATTACGACCAATCGTCCTGGTCGGCGATGGTGCATTTCAGATGACCTGCCTGGAACTCTCGACCATCTTGCGGCATCATTTCAATCCGATTGTCGTCGTTCTGAATAACAAGGGTTATACGACCGAACGCTTCCTGCACGAAGGACCATTCAACGATATTCTCGACTGGAAATATCATCGCATGCCCGACCTGCTCGGCGGGGGATGGGGCTTCGAAGTGAATACAGAATCCGAACTTGATCAAGCCCTGAAAGCATCGCTGAACAATGAGGACAAATTCAGTTTACTTAACGTGCATCTGCAACCGCACGATATCAGTTCAGCTCTGACTCGTTTGGCAGAAAAGATGAGCAAGACAATCTAA
- a CDS encoding FadR/GntR family transcriptional regulator, which translates to MSEYSRPCSFDSDDEGKRQSTTSRLYEEMIQLIESGEWEVGGSIPSERTLMQQFQVSRIAVREALSMLRALGVLDISHGRSTTVRKMSSETLSKLFPLMLSMEGEQSLSHVFEVRCGLELQTARLAAQKRTADNLNRLTDLAQKFDSFDTDTPESIESDHQFHVQIAKATGNPLFWVLLNVLGSYVKFAQRESGKHDPEQHRRASQAHYEILQAITDRDPARAQACMERHLRDAHHVSNL; encoded by the coding sequence ATGTCTGAATATTCTCGCCCCTGCAGTTTCGATTCTGATGATGAAGGTAAACGACAAAGCACAACATCCCGTCTCTACGAAGAAATGATTCAGTTGATTGAATCGGGAGAGTGGGAAGTTGGTGGTTCGATTCCGAGTGAACGAACCCTGATGCAGCAGTTTCAGGTCAGTCGAATCGCAGTTCGCGAAGCTCTTTCGATGCTCCGAGCGCTGGGAGTTCTCGATATTTCTCATGGTCGCAGTACAACCGTGCGAAAAATGAGTAGCGAAACACTTTCGAAACTGTTTCCACTGATGCTTTCGATGGAAGGGGAACAGTCGCTGTCGCATGTATTCGAAGTTCGTTGTGGTCTCGAACTGCAAACCGCTCGACTTGCGGCTCAAAAGCGGACAGCTGATAATCTGAATCGCCTGACCGATCTGGCGCAAAAGTTTGACTCGTTCGACACAGATACTCCCGAGTCGATTGAATCCGATCATCAATTCCACGTGCAAATCGCCAAAGCAACAGGCAATCCCTTATTCTGGGTCCTGCTCAATGTGCTGGGCTCGTATGTGAAGTTTGCTCAGCGGGAAAGTGGTAAACACGATCCCGAACAACACCGCCGCGCCTCCCAGGCACACTATGAAATTCTGCAGGCGATCACAGACCGAGACCCCGCACGCGCCCAAGCCTGCATGGAACGACATCTGCGAGATGCCCACCACGTTTCGAATCTATAA
- a CDS encoding NAD(+)/NADH kinase: protein MNTTTTIRTIVLARSPHEHVRQAWERLQPCLASRPEIEIVGVAMTEDVDHAQLDAELAIVLGGDGSILRACRQFGNHQIPILPINLGRLGFLADLTLEDLQRNLDLVANRKYAIAEMLMFEATIQRADGSEEHHLGLNELAVRVGKSPHMFDVELAINGEAVTTYSGDGLIIATPIGSTAHSLSAGGPILKQTMRAFVITPICPHTLTIRPIVDRADCTYQLSLPQEEENVLAVIDGHIHRPFQQGDSIIFRQASVNCQLIRFPDHSYYETLHRKLGWDGQLSYKTYIE, encoded by the coding sequence ATGAATACCACCACAACAATCCGAACGATCGTTCTGGCCCGCAGTCCGCATGAGCATGTGCGTCAGGCTTGGGAAAGGTTGCAGCCATGTCTGGCTTCGCGGCCGGAAATCGAAATTGTGGGCGTGGCGATGACCGAAGATGTCGACCATGCACAACTTGATGCTGAGCTGGCCATCGTACTTGGTGGCGATGGTTCGATCCTACGAGCCTGCCGTCAGTTCGGGAATCATCAGATTCCGATTCTGCCAATCAACCTCGGTCGACTCGGATTTCTGGCCGACTTAACGCTGGAAGATCTGCAACGGAATCTCGATCTGGTCGCAAATCGAAAATATGCCATTGCAGAAATGCTGATGTTTGAGGCAACTATTCAACGTGCGGATGGCTCTGAAGAACATCATCTGGGATTGAATGAGCTTGCGGTTCGTGTTGGGAAATCGCCACACATGTTCGATGTCGAGCTGGCTATTAATGGAGAAGCTGTCACGACCTACAGCGGAGATGGCTTGATTATCGCAACACCGATTGGCTCGACTGCGCATAGCCTTTCAGCTGGCGGTCCTATCCTGAAGCAGACAATGCGAGCATTTGTGATAACTCCCATTTGCCCACACACGCTGACGATTCGACCGATTGTCGATCGAGCTGATTGCACCTATCAATTGTCACTTCCTCAAGAAGAGGAAAATGTACTGGCGGTGATTGATGGTCATATTCATCGACCATTCCAGCAGGGAGATTCAATTATCTTTCGTCAGGCCAGCGTGAATTGCCAACTGATCCGCTTTCCCGATCACTCCTATTACGAAACGCTTCACCGAAAACTTGGTTGGGATGGTCAGCTCTCTTACAAGACATATATTGAGTAG